The Lactuca sativa cultivar Salinas chromosome 2, Lsat_Salinas_v11, whole genome shotgun sequence genome includes a window with the following:
- the LOC128132252 gene encoding uncharacterized protein LOC128132252 yields the protein MVKAIRIHEHGGPEVLKWEDVQVPDPKEGEIRLKQKAVGLNFLDVYMRRGEQNLAPPLPYIPGMEGAGVVTAVGPGVTSCKVGDVVAYASPEVGSYAQERILPADLAVPVPSSVDPVDAAAAIFKGLTAHVLIHKGFKVESGHTILVHAAAGGVGSLVCQWANAIGATVIGTVSTKEKAAQAKEDGCHHVICYKEENFVDRVMEITSGKGLEVVYDSVGKDTFIGSLECLKNRGYMVLFGTASGVPEPLRVEQIAPKSLYYTFSSITEYTVENRKELLVAAQDLFSNIAKGVLRIHLNHKYPLSQAIQAHTDLESRKTSGSVVLIPDEE from the exons ATGGTTAAAGCAATTAGAATTCATGAGCACGGCGGCCCCGAG GTCCTGAAATGGGAAGATGTCCAAGTCCCAGATCCAAAAGAAGGAGAAATCAGATTGAAGCAAAAGGCAGTTGGTCTAAATTTCTTGGATGTGTATATGCGTCGAGGTGAGCAGAATCTAGCTCCGCCCTTGCCATATATCCCAGGTATGGAAGGAGCCGGAGTTGTAACAGCGGTGGGTCCCGGAGTAACCAGCTGCAAAGTTGGAGATGTCGTGGCTTACGCTAGCCCGGAGGTGGGTTCTTACGCCCAAGAGAGAATACTACCTGCAGATCTAGCGGTGCCTGTTCCTTCTTCCGTTGATCCCGTTGACGCAGCTGCTGCCATTTTTAAGGGTCTCACTGCACATGTCTTGATCCATAAAGGCTTTAAA GTTGAATCCGGACATACGATCCTGGTACATGCGGCGGCAGGTGGAGTCGGATCTTTGGTTTGTCAATGGGCAAATGCGATTGGAGCCACCGTGATCGGAACAGTGTCGACCAAGGAGAAGGCTGCGCAGGCGAAAGAAGATGGATGTCACCATGTGATTTGTTACAAAGAGGAGAACTTTGTGGATCGAGTTATGGAGATAACATCAGGCAAAGGGCTGGAAGTAGTCTACGATTCCGTCGGGAAAGACACCTTCATC GGATCATTAGAGTGCTTAAAGAACCGTGGATACATGGTGCTTTTCGGAACTGCCTCAGGTGTACCAGAGCCTCTGCGTGTTGAACAGATTGCACCCAAATCACTCTATTATACGTTTTCATCAATCACAGAATACACGGTTGAGAATCGAAAGGAGCTGCTTGTGGCTGCTCAAGACTTGTTCTCTAATATTGCAAAAGGAGTGTTGAGGATTCATCTTAATCATAAGTATCCTCTGTCTCAAGCAATCCAAGCTCATACTGATCTTGAGAGTCGAAAAACATCAGGATCAGTTGTGTTGATCCCAGACGAGGAGTGA